GAAGAATTAAAACCTACTAAACGTTTTTTGAAATGCCCGATATACACGAAGGTATGCGCTTTTTCAGTCGTAAATTGATTAAACCACAGGATTTGAATGCTCACGGAACTCTGTTTGGAGGAAGTGTTCTTGCCTGGGTTGATGAAGAAGCTGCGATTTATGTAATATGCCAGCTCGGAAAAAGTAATATCGCCACCAAATTTATGTCCGAAATTGATTTTGTAAGTTCAGCCAAACTGGGCGACATCATTGAAATTGGTATGGAGACTGTGAATTTTGGTAAGTCATCAATTACCGTAAAATGTGAAGTACGTCACAAATTTACCAAAGAAACGATTATACGAATTGACAAAATAGTATTTGTCCATCTTGATGAAGAAGGGCGCCCTACTCCTCACAATATTAACAAGCCCGTAAACTGACCTATGGAAAACAAAGAGAATTTAGTTGATGTACAATTGATCCGGGACATGCTCTACGATGATGATGGATATGTAAAAGAGTTTTCCAACGCATCTATTCAATCATTTGGCGAATTCAAACAGCATTTTAAAGAGTCTTTACTGGCCAGAGAAATGGATGAACTGCGAAGAGCCGGTCACAAAATTAAACCGGTAGCCATGATGTTAAAACTGGACCCGGTTATAGAAATGTACGACACTTCCAAGACCTATCTTGAAGAGAACAGATCCACAGAAGAACTGGCCGATTTAGCCGATGACATGGAAACCTATTGCGACACCGTAATAGCTGAGTTCCAAGAACTTGTTTAATTAAACTGATTTAAAACCAAGACTATTTATGAAGACTGTACTCGTGACCGGCGGAACCGGTTTTATCGGCAG
This is a stretch of genomic DNA from Rhodohalobacter barkolensis. It encodes these proteins:
- a CDS encoding acyl-CoA thioesterase produces the protein MRFFSRKLIKPQDLNAHGTLFGGSVLAWVDEEAAIYVICQLGKSNIATKFMSEIDFVSSAKLGDIIEIGMETVNFGKSSITVKCEVRHKFTKETIIRIDKIVFVHLDEEGRPTPHNINKPVN
- a CDS encoding taurine dioxygenase, with the translated sequence MENKENLVDVQLIRDMLYDDDGYVKEFSNASIQSFGEFKQHFKESLLAREMDELRRAGHKIKPVAMMLKLDPVIEMYDTSKTYLEENRSTEELADLADDMETYCDTVIAEFQELV